A stretch of the Oncorhynchus mykiss isolate Arlee chromosome 23, USDA_OmykA_1.1, whole genome shotgun sequence genome encodes the following:
- the LOC110502378 gene encoding nuclear factor NF-kappa-B p100 subunit isoform X7, protein MSGALRMDEAQYSMKMIENELMMNLSYEFMPPVDVKIEPYVPETAHGPYIQIIEEPKQRGFRFRYECEGPSHGGLPGASSERNRRTYPTVKVSNYVGIARVEVQLVTHSDPPQVHAHSLVGRQCCTESGICSMDVGPNDLTAQFSNLGILHVTKRGVGEVLCKRLRDEKRRQGGQHYHFTDAEEQAIGREAKELGKIMDLNIVRLKFTAYLQDSNGGFSRALKPVVSNPIYDSKSPNASNLKISRMDKTSGSVLGGDEIFLLCDKVQKDDIEIRFYEEDDGSWEAFGDFSPTDVHKQYAIVFKTPPYHSAEIERQVTVFLQLKRKKGGDCSDPKQFTYVPRVQDKEEVQRKKQKPFPYNDQWGGPLGGAGGAGRGAGGFGGGAGGGGGFQFNQQMNGTGWMGGGFSGFGGGGAQMSGTTAQAEGTQQQQAGGMAGQTPGQTSSPLQQQLFQIAATLQSRATRMSKQTAGALLQYCTTGDVRVLLAMQRHLCGVQDKNGDTPLHLAIIHQQSAVTQQLVHTLLTIQQHKVLNKLNHLGQTPLHLAVITRQVKVVDVLLRAGADPTLLDRDGRTALHLAALAGDDVTLRVLLGHLGERYLHLVNMADYHGLHPLHLAVCKGGERCLRLLVEGGAKINAPEQKSGCSALHLAVRENYFKVACTLITELKADVNMCTFGGNTPLHLAASRSSPPLCSMLIAAGADKNLENDEPLFFSSSSSDEEQEDGPVRDFRESAIQQLPNTTPLSEGEQVNPRKRSATGHTPFDLAKCHKVRNLLDTRQSPKPSQQSSKKPKPSSMEERGQLDSETLSKLCELLSLNDVPWRQLAEKLNMLSLAHLYQESPLPCHNLLENYQLGGGPVEGLVEALQSLGLTEGVRLLRQAELREDKQNTDQTVDSGFASQPMEEELEEPALANQ, encoded by the exons ATGTCTGGAGCACTGAG AATGGATGAAGCTCAGTACAGCATGAAAATGATTGAAAATGAG CTGATGATGAATTTGTCCTATGAGTTCATGCCCCCTGTGGATGTCAAGATCGAGCCCTATGTACCGGAGACCG CTCATGGACCCTACATTCAGATCATTGAGGAGCCCAAACAG AGAGGCTTCAGATTCCGCTATGAGTGTGAGGGTCCGTCCCACGGTGGGCTCCCAGGGGCCTCAAGCGAGAGGAACAGGAGGACCTATCCAACTGTCAAG GTGTCTAACTATGTGGGGATTGCCAGGGTGGAGGTGCAGCTAGTGacccactcagaccccccccagGTCCACGCTCACAGTCTGGTGGGGAGGCAGTGCTGCACGGAGAGTGGCATATGCAGTATGGATGTGGGCCCAAACGACCTCACAGCACA gttcaGTAACCTGGGCATCCTTCATGTCActaagagaggggtgggggaagtGTTGTGCAAGAGACtgagagatgagaagaggaggcAAGGGGGGCAGCACTATCATTTTACTG ATGCAGAGGAACAAGCCATAGGGAGAGAAGCCAAGGAGCTTGGGAAGATCATGGACCTGAACATAGTGAGGTTAAAGTTCACGGCCTACCTCCAGGACAGTAACGGCGGGTTCTCTAGGGCCCTGAAGCCGGTGGTCTCCAACCCTATCTATGACAGCA AGTCACCCAATGCCTCGAACCTGAAGATCTCCCGTATGGATAAGACCAGTGGGTCTGTGCTGGGAGGAGATGAGATCTTCCTACTGTGTGACAAAGTACAGAAAG ATGACATTGAGATCCGCTTTTATGAAGAGGATGATGGAAGCTGGGAGGCCTTTGGTGATTTCTCTCCAACTGATGTCCACAAGCAG TACGCCATTGTGTTTAAGACGCCACCGTACCACAGCGCCGAGATCGAGCGTCAAGTCACTGTATTCCTCCAGTTGAAAAGGAAGAAAGGCGGCGACTGCAGCGACCCCAAGCAGTTTACCTACGTTCCCCGAGTTCAAG ATAAAGAGGAGGTGCAGCGTAAAAAGCAGAAGCCCTTCCCCTATAATGACCAATGGGGAGGACCTCTGGGAGGGGCTGGGGGTGCAGGGAGAGGGGCCGGAGGATTCGGAGGCGGAGCAGGTGGCGGTGGCG GCTTCCAGTTTAACCAGCAGATGAATGGAACGGGGTGGATGGGGGGTGGATTCTCTGGTTTTGGGGGCGGTGGAGCCCAGATGTCAGGCACCACTGCCCAGGCTGAGGGGACCCAGCAGCAACAGGCAGGAGGGATGGCCGGACAGACGCCAGGACAGACATCCTCACCACTACAACAGCAGCTCTTCCAGATTG CTGCCACTCTCCAGAGCAGGGCCACTCGGATGAGCAAGCAGACAGCTGGGGCTCTACTACAGTACTGCACCACTGGGGACGTCCGGGTCCTTCTGGCAATGCAGAGACACCTATGTGGGGTCCAGGATAAAAACGGAGACAC GCCTTTGCACCTGGCCATCATTCACCAGCAGTCAGCTGTGACCCAGCAGCTGGTTCATACACTCCTCACCATCCAGCAACACAAAGTCCTTAACAAGCTCAACCACCTCGGCCAG actCCTCTCCATCTGGCGGTGATCACCAGGCAGGTTAAGGTGGTGGATGTTCTCCTCCGGGCCGGAGCAGACCCCACCCTGCTGGACCGGGACGGACGGACCGCCCTGCACCTGGCAGCGCTGGCCGGGGATGACGTCACACTCCGGGTCCTGCTGGGCCACCTAGGAGAACGCTACCTCCACCTGGTCAACATGGCCGACTATCATG gtctccatcctctccacctgGCTGTTTGTAAGGGAGGAGAGCGCTGTCTGCGTCTGCTGGTGGAGGGCGGGGCTAAGATCAACGCCCCGGAGCAGAAGAGTGGATGCTCCGCCCTCCACCTGGCTGTTAGAGAGAACTACTTCAAAGTGGCCTGCACTCTCATCACAGAG CTGAAAGCAGATGTAAACATGTGTACGTTTGGAGGGAACACTCCTCTCCATCTGGCTGCCAGTCGCAGCTCCCCCCCCCTCTGCTCCATGCTCATTGCTGCAG GAGCCGACAAGAATCTGGAGAACGACGAGCCGCTCTTCTTCAGCTCCTCCTCGTCAGATGAGGAGCAGGAGGATGGACCAGTAAGAGATTTCAGAGAATCGGCGATCCAACAGCTACCGAACACAACACCACTTTCAGAGGGAGAACAAGTCAACCCTCGTAAGAGGTCAGCAACAGGACATACACCCTTTGACCTGGCTAAATGTCATAAG GTGAGAAACCTTCTAGACACCAGACAGAGTCCCAAGCCCAGTCAACAATCAAGTAAAAAGCCTAAACCGAGCAGCATGGAAG AAAGAGGGCAGCTAGACAGTGAGACGCTAAGCAAGCTGTGTGAGCTCCTCAGTCTGAACGATGTGCCCTGGAGACAGCTGGCAGAGAAACTCAACATGCTCTCACTGGCACACCTATATCAGGAGAGTCCCTTGCCCTGTCACAACTTGCTGGAGAATTACCAG ttgggtGGCGGTCCAGTGGAAGGCCTGGTGGAAGCTCTACAGTCTCTGGGTCTGACTGAAGGAGTGAGACTACTGAGACAGGCTGAGCTGAGAGAGGACAAACAAAACACAG atcagacagtggacagtggctTTGCTAGTCAGCCAatggaggaggagctggaggagccaGCCTTGGCCAACCAGTGA
- the LOC110502378 gene encoding nuclear factor NF-kappa-B p100 subunit isoform X9 has protein sequence MSGALRMDEAQYSMKMIENELMMNLSYEFMPPVDVKIEPYVPETAHGPYIQIIEEPKQRGFRFRYECEGPSHGGLPGASSERNRRTYPTVKVSNYVGIARVEVQLVTHSDPPQVHAHSLVGRQCCTESGICSMDVGPNDLTAQFSNLGILHVTKRGVGEVLCKRLRDEKRRQGGQHYHFTDAEEQAIGREAKELGKIMDLNIVRLKFTAYLQDSNGGFSRALKPVVSNPIYDSKSPNASNLKISRMDKTSGSVLGGDEIFLLCDKVQKDDIEIRFYEEDDGSWEAFGDFSPTDVHKQYAIVFKTPPYHSAEIERQVTVFLQLKRKKGGDCSDPKQFTYVPRVQDKEEVQRKKQKPFPYNDQWGGPLGGAGGAGRGAGGFGGGAGGGFQFNQQMNGTGWMGGGFSGFGGGGAQMSGTTAQAEGTQQQQAGGMAGQTPGQTSSPLQQQLFQIAATLQSRATRMSKQTAGALLQYCTTGDVRVLLAMQRHLCGVQDKNGDTPLHLAIIHQQSAVTQQLVHTLLTIQQHKVLNKLNHLGQTPLHLAVITRQVKVVDVLLRAGADPTLLDRDGRTALHLAALAGDDVTLRVLLGHLGERYLHLVNMADYHGLHPLHLAVCKGGERCLRLLVEGGAKINAPEQKSGCSALHLAVRENYFKVACTLITELKADVNMCTFGGNTPLHLAASRSSPPLCSMLIAAGADKNLENDEPLFFSSSSSDEEQEDGPVRDFRESAIQQLPNTTPLSEGEQVNPRKRSATGHTPFDLAKCHKVRNLLDTRQSPKPSQQSSKKPKPSSMEERGQLDSETLSKLCELLSLNDVPWRQLAEKLNMLSLAHLYQESPLPCHNLLENYQLGGGPVEGLVEALQSLGLTEGVRLLRQAELREDKQNTDQTVDSGFASQPMEEELEEPALANQ, from the exons ATGTCTGGAGCACTGAG AATGGATGAAGCTCAGTACAGCATGAAAATGATTGAAAATGAG CTGATGATGAATTTGTCCTATGAGTTCATGCCCCCTGTGGATGTCAAGATCGAGCCCTATGTACCGGAGACCG CTCATGGACCCTACATTCAGATCATTGAGGAGCCCAAACAG AGAGGCTTCAGATTCCGCTATGAGTGTGAGGGTCCGTCCCACGGTGGGCTCCCAGGGGCCTCAAGCGAGAGGAACAGGAGGACCTATCCAACTGTCAAG GTGTCTAACTATGTGGGGATTGCCAGGGTGGAGGTGCAGCTAGTGacccactcagaccccccccagGTCCACGCTCACAGTCTGGTGGGGAGGCAGTGCTGCACGGAGAGTGGCATATGCAGTATGGATGTGGGCCCAAACGACCTCACAGCACA gttcaGTAACCTGGGCATCCTTCATGTCActaagagaggggtgggggaagtGTTGTGCAAGAGACtgagagatgagaagaggaggcAAGGGGGGCAGCACTATCATTTTACTG ATGCAGAGGAACAAGCCATAGGGAGAGAAGCCAAGGAGCTTGGGAAGATCATGGACCTGAACATAGTGAGGTTAAAGTTCACGGCCTACCTCCAGGACAGTAACGGCGGGTTCTCTAGGGCCCTGAAGCCGGTGGTCTCCAACCCTATCTATGACAGCA AGTCACCCAATGCCTCGAACCTGAAGATCTCCCGTATGGATAAGACCAGTGGGTCTGTGCTGGGAGGAGATGAGATCTTCCTACTGTGTGACAAAGTACAGAAAG ATGACATTGAGATCCGCTTTTATGAAGAGGATGATGGAAGCTGGGAGGCCTTTGGTGATTTCTCTCCAACTGATGTCCACAAGCAG TACGCCATTGTGTTTAAGACGCCACCGTACCACAGCGCCGAGATCGAGCGTCAAGTCACTGTATTCCTCCAGTTGAAAAGGAAGAAAGGCGGCGACTGCAGCGACCCCAAGCAGTTTACCTACGTTCCCCGAGTTCAAG ATAAAGAGGAGGTGCAGCGTAAAAAGCAGAAGCCCTTCCCCTATAATGACCAATGGGGAGGACCTCTGGGAGGGGCTGGGGGTGCAGGGAGAGGGGCCGGAGGATTCGGAGGCGGAGCAGGTGGCG GCTTCCAGTTTAACCAGCAGATGAATGGAACGGGGTGGATGGGGGGTGGATTCTCTGGTTTTGGGGGCGGTGGAGCCCAGATGTCAGGCACCACTGCCCAGGCTGAGGGGACCCAGCAGCAACAGGCAGGAGGGATGGCCGGACAGACGCCAGGACAGACATCCTCACCACTACAACAGCAGCTCTTCCAGATTG CTGCCACTCTCCAGAGCAGGGCCACTCGGATGAGCAAGCAGACAGCTGGGGCTCTACTACAGTACTGCACCACTGGGGACGTCCGGGTCCTTCTGGCAATGCAGAGACACCTATGTGGGGTCCAGGATAAAAACGGAGACAC GCCTTTGCACCTGGCCATCATTCACCAGCAGTCAGCTGTGACCCAGCAGCTGGTTCATACACTCCTCACCATCCAGCAACACAAAGTCCTTAACAAGCTCAACCACCTCGGCCAG actCCTCTCCATCTGGCGGTGATCACCAGGCAGGTTAAGGTGGTGGATGTTCTCCTCCGGGCCGGAGCAGACCCCACCCTGCTGGACCGGGACGGACGGACCGCCCTGCACCTGGCAGCGCTGGCCGGGGATGACGTCACACTCCGGGTCCTGCTGGGCCACCTAGGAGAACGCTACCTCCACCTGGTCAACATGGCCGACTATCATG gtctccatcctctccacctgGCTGTTTGTAAGGGAGGAGAGCGCTGTCTGCGTCTGCTGGTGGAGGGCGGGGCTAAGATCAACGCCCCGGAGCAGAAGAGTGGATGCTCCGCCCTCCACCTGGCTGTTAGAGAGAACTACTTCAAAGTGGCCTGCACTCTCATCACAGAG CTGAAAGCAGATGTAAACATGTGTACGTTTGGAGGGAACACTCCTCTCCATCTGGCTGCCAGTCGCAGCTCCCCCCCCCTCTGCTCCATGCTCATTGCTGCAG GAGCCGACAAGAATCTGGAGAACGACGAGCCGCTCTTCTTCAGCTCCTCCTCGTCAGATGAGGAGCAGGAGGATGGACCAGTAAGAGATTTCAGAGAATCGGCGATCCAACAGCTACCGAACACAACACCACTTTCAGAGGGAGAACAAGTCAACCCTCGTAAGAGGTCAGCAACAGGACATACACCCTTTGACCTGGCTAAATGTCATAAG GTGAGAAACCTTCTAGACACCAGACAGAGTCCCAAGCCCAGTCAACAATCAAGTAAAAAGCCTAAACCGAGCAGCATGGAAG AAAGAGGGCAGCTAGACAGTGAGACGCTAAGCAAGCTGTGTGAGCTCCTCAGTCTGAACGATGTGCCCTGGAGACAGCTGGCAGAGAAACTCAACATGCTCTCACTGGCACACCTATATCAGGAGAGTCCCTTGCCCTGTCACAACTTGCTGGAGAATTACCAG ttgggtGGCGGTCCAGTGGAAGGCCTGGTGGAAGCTCTACAGTCTCTGGGTCTGACTGAAGGAGTGAGACTACTGAGACAGGCTGAGCTGAGAGAGGACAAACAAAACACAG atcagacagtggacagtggctTTGCTAGTCAGCCAatggaggaggagctggaggagccaGCCTTGGCCAACCAGTGA
- the LOC110502378 gene encoding nuclear factor NF-kappa-B p100 subunit isoform X4: protein MSGALRMDEAQYSMKMIENELMMNLSYEFMPPVDVKIEPYVPETGGFLLSTLRTHAHGPYIQIIEEPKQRGFRFRYECEGPSHGGLPGASSERNRRTYPTVKVSNYVGIARVEVQLVTHSDPPQVHAHSLVGRQCCTESGICSMDVGPNDLTAQFSNLGILHVTKRGVGEVLCKRLRDEKRRQGGQHYHFTDAEEQAIGREAKELGKIMDLNIVRLKFTAYLQDSNGGFSRALKPVVSNPIYDSKSPNASNLKISRMDKTSGSVLGGDEIFLLCDKVQKDDIEIRFYEEDDGSWEAFGDFSPTDVHKQYAIVFKTPPYHSAEIERQVTVFLQLKRKKGGDCSDPKQFTYVPRVQDKEEVQRKKQKPFPYNDQWGGPLGGAGGAGRGAGGFGGGAGGGFQFNQQMNGTGWMGGGFSGFGGGGAQMSGTTAQAEGTQQQQAGGMAGQTPGQTSSPLQQQLFQIAATLQSRATRMSKQTAGALLQYCTTGDVRVLLAMQRHLCGVQDKNGDTPLHLAIIHQQSAVTQQLVHTLLTIQQHKVLNKLNHLGQTPLHLAVITRQVKVVDVLLRAGADPTLLDRDGRTALHLAALAGDDVTLRVLLGHLGERYLHLVNMADYHGLHPLHLAVCKGGERCLRLLVEGGAKINAPEQKSGCSALHLAVRENYFKVACTLITELKADVNMCTFGGNTPLHLAASRSSPPLCSMLIAAGADKNLENDEPLFFSSSSSDEEQEDGPVRDFRESAIQQLPNTTPLSEGEQVNPRKRSATGHTPFDLAKCHKVRNLLDTRQSPKPSQQSSKKPKPSSMEAERGQLDSETLSKLCELLSLNDVPWRQLAEKLNMLSLAHLYQESPLPCHNLLENYQLGGGPVEGLVEALQSLGLTEGVRLLRQAELREDKQNTDQTVDSGFASQPMEEELEEPALANQ from the exons ATGTCTGGAGCACTGAG AATGGATGAAGCTCAGTACAGCATGAAAATGATTGAAAATGAG CTGATGATGAATTTGTCCTATGAGTTCATGCCCCCTGTGGATGTCAAGATCGAGCCCTATGTACCGGAGACCGGTGGGTTTCTACTTTCTACCCTACGTACACATG CTCATGGACCCTACATTCAGATCATTGAGGAGCCCAAACAG AGAGGCTTCAGATTCCGCTATGAGTGTGAGGGTCCGTCCCACGGTGGGCTCCCAGGGGCCTCAAGCGAGAGGAACAGGAGGACCTATCCAACTGTCAAG GTGTCTAACTATGTGGGGATTGCCAGGGTGGAGGTGCAGCTAGTGacccactcagaccccccccagGTCCACGCTCACAGTCTGGTGGGGAGGCAGTGCTGCACGGAGAGTGGCATATGCAGTATGGATGTGGGCCCAAACGACCTCACAGCACA gttcaGTAACCTGGGCATCCTTCATGTCActaagagaggggtgggggaagtGTTGTGCAAGAGACtgagagatgagaagaggaggcAAGGGGGGCAGCACTATCATTTTACTG ATGCAGAGGAACAAGCCATAGGGAGAGAAGCCAAGGAGCTTGGGAAGATCATGGACCTGAACATAGTGAGGTTAAAGTTCACGGCCTACCTCCAGGACAGTAACGGCGGGTTCTCTAGGGCCCTGAAGCCGGTGGTCTCCAACCCTATCTATGACAGCA AGTCACCCAATGCCTCGAACCTGAAGATCTCCCGTATGGATAAGACCAGTGGGTCTGTGCTGGGAGGAGATGAGATCTTCCTACTGTGTGACAAAGTACAGAAAG ATGACATTGAGATCCGCTTTTATGAAGAGGATGATGGAAGCTGGGAGGCCTTTGGTGATTTCTCTCCAACTGATGTCCACAAGCAG TACGCCATTGTGTTTAAGACGCCACCGTACCACAGCGCCGAGATCGAGCGTCAAGTCACTGTATTCCTCCAGTTGAAAAGGAAGAAAGGCGGCGACTGCAGCGACCCCAAGCAGTTTACCTACGTTCCCCGAGTTCAAG ATAAAGAGGAGGTGCAGCGTAAAAAGCAGAAGCCCTTCCCCTATAATGACCAATGGGGAGGACCTCTGGGAGGGGCTGGGGGTGCAGGGAGAGGGGCCGGAGGATTCGGAGGCGGAGCAGGTGGCG GCTTCCAGTTTAACCAGCAGATGAATGGAACGGGGTGGATGGGGGGTGGATTCTCTGGTTTTGGGGGCGGTGGAGCCCAGATGTCAGGCACCACTGCCCAGGCTGAGGGGACCCAGCAGCAACAGGCAGGAGGGATGGCCGGACAGACGCCAGGACAGACATCCTCACCACTACAACAGCAGCTCTTCCAGATTG CTGCCACTCTCCAGAGCAGGGCCACTCGGATGAGCAAGCAGACAGCTGGGGCTCTACTACAGTACTGCACCACTGGGGACGTCCGGGTCCTTCTGGCAATGCAGAGACACCTATGTGGGGTCCAGGATAAAAACGGAGACAC GCCTTTGCACCTGGCCATCATTCACCAGCAGTCAGCTGTGACCCAGCAGCTGGTTCATACACTCCTCACCATCCAGCAACACAAAGTCCTTAACAAGCTCAACCACCTCGGCCAG actCCTCTCCATCTGGCGGTGATCACCAGGCAGGTTAAGGTGGTGGATGTTCTCCTCCGGGCCGGAGCAGACCCCACCCTGCTGGACCGGGACGGACGGACCGCCCTGCACCTGGCAGCGCTGGCCGGGGATGACGTCACACTCCGGGTCCTGCTGGGCCACCTAGGAGAACGCTACCTCCACCTGGTCAACATGGCCGACTATCATG gtctccatcctctccacctgGCTGTTTGTAAGGGAGGAGAGCGCTGTCTGCGTCTGCTGGTGGAGGGCGGGGCTAAGATCAACGCCCCGGAGCAGAAGAGTGGATGCTCCGCCCTCCACCTGGCTGTTAGAGAGAACTACTTCAAAGTGGCCTGCACTCTCATCACAGAG CTGAAAGCAGATGTAAACATGTGTACGTTTGGAGGGAACACTCCTCTCCATCTGGCTGCCAGTCGCAGCTCCCCCCCCCTCTGCTCCATGCTCATTGCTGCAG GAGCCGACAAGAATCTGGAGAACGACGAGCCGCTCTTCTTCAGCTCCTCCTCGTCAGATGAGGAGCAGGAGGATGGACCAGTAAGAGATTTCAGAGAATCGGCGATCCAACAGCTACCGAACACAACACCACTTTCAGAGGGAGAACAAGTCAACCCTCGTAAGAGGTCAGCAACAGGACATACACCCTTTGACCTGGCTAAATGTCATAAG GTGAGAAACCTTCTAGACACCAGACAGAGTCCCAAGCCCAGTCAACAATCAAGTAAAAAGCCTAAACCGAGCAGCATGGAAG CAGAAAGAGGGCAGCTAGACAGTGAGACGCTAAGCAAGCTGTGTGAGCTCCTCAGTCTGAACGATGTGCCCTGGAGACAGCTGGCAGAGAAACTCAACATGCTCTCACTGGCACACCTATATCAGGAGAGTCCCTTGCCCTGTCACAACTTGCTGGAGAATTACCAG ttgggtGGCGGTCCAGTGGAAGGCCTGGTGGAAGCTCTACAGTCTCTGGGTCTGACTGAAGGAGTGAGACTACTGAGACAGGCTGAGCTGAGAGAGGACAAACAAAACACAG atcagacagtggacagtggctTTGCTAGTCAGCCAatggaggaggagctggaggagccaGCCTTGGCCAACCAGTGA
- the LOC110502378 gene encoding nuclear factor NF-kappa-B p100 subunit isoform X8, which yields MSGALRMDEAQYSMKMIENELMMNLSYEFMPPVDVKIEPYVPETAHGPYIQIIEEPKQRGFRFRYECEGPSHGGLPGASSERNRRTYPTVKVSNYVGIARVEVQLVTHSDPPQVHAHSLVGRQCCTESGICSMDVGPNDLTAQFSNLGILHVTKRGVGEVLCKRLRDEKRRQGGQHYHFTDAEEQAIGREAKELGKIMDLNIVRLKFTAYLQDSNGGFSRALKPVVSNPIYDSKSPNASNLKISRMDKTSGSVLGGDEIFLLCDKVQKDDIEIRFYEEDDGSWEAFGDFSPTDVHKQYAIVFKTPPYHSAEIERQVTVFLQLKRKKGGDCSDPKQFTYVPRVQDKEEVQRKKQKPFPYNDQWGGPLGGAGGAGRGAGGFGGGAGGGFQFNQQMNGTGWMGGGFSGFGGGGAQMSGTTAQAEGTQQQQAGGMAGQTPGQTSSPLQQQLFQIAATLQSRATRMSKQTAGALLQYCTTGDVRVLLAMQRHLCGVQDKNGDTPLHLAIIHQQSAVTQQLVHTLLTIQQHKVLNKLNHLGQTPLHLAVITRQVKVVDVLLRAGADPTLLDRDGRTALHLAALAGDDVTLRVLLGHLGERYLHLVNMADYHGLHPLHLAVCKGGERCLRLLVEGGAKINAPEQKSGCSALHLAVRENYFKVACTLITELKADVNMCTFGGNTPLHLAASRSSPPLCSMLIAAGADKNLENDEPLFFSSSSSDEEQEDGPVRDFRESAIQQLPNTTPLSEGEQVNPRKRSATGHTPFDLAKCHKVRNLLDTRQSPKPSQQSSKKPKPSSMEAERGQLDSETLSKLCELLSLNDVPWRQLAEKLNMLSLAHLYQESPLPCHNLLENYQLGGGPVEGLVEALQSLGLTEGVRLLRQAELREDKQNTDQTVDSGFASQPMEEELEEPALANQ from the exons ATGTCTGGAGCACTGAG AATGGATGAAGCTCAGTACAGCATGAAAATGATTGAAAATGAG CTGATGATGAATTTGTCCTATGAGTTCATGCCCCCTGTGGATGTCAAGATCGAGCCCTATGTACCGGAGACCG CTCATGGACCCTACATTCAGATCATTGAGGAGCCCAAACAG AGAGGCTTCAGATTCCGCTATGAGTGTGAGGGTCCGTCCCACGGTGGGCTCCCAGGGGCCTCAAGCGAGAGGAACAGGAGGACCTATCCAACTGTCAAG GTGTCTAACTATGTGGGGATTGCCAGGGTGGAGGTGCAGCTAGTGacccactcagaccccccccagGTCCACGCTCACAGTCTGGTGGGGAGGCAGTGCTGCACGGAGAGTGGCATATGCAGTATGGATGTGGGCCCAAACGACCTCACAGCACA gttcaGTAACCTGGGCATCCTTCATGTCActaagagaggggtgggggaagtGTTGTGCAAGAGACtgagagatgagaagaggaggcAAGGGGGGCAGCACTATCATTTTACTG ATGCAGAGGAACAAGCCATAGGGAGAGAAGCCAAGGAGCTTGGGAAGATCATGGACCTGAACATAGTGAGGTTAAAGTTCACGGCCTACCTCCAGGACAGTAACGGCGGGTTCTCTAGGGCCCTGAAGCCGGTGGTCTCCAACCCTATCTATGACAGCA AGTCACCCAATGCCTCGAACCTGAAGATCTCCCGTATGGATAAGACCAGTGGGTCTGTGCTGGGAGGAGATGAGATCTTCCTACTGTGTGACAAAGTACAGAAAG ATGACATTGAGATCCGCTTTTATGAAGAGGATGATGGAAGCTGGGAGGCCTTTGGTGATTTCTCTCCAACTGATGTCCACAAGCAG TACGCCATTGTGTTTAAGACGCCACCGTACCACAGCGCCGAGATCGAGCGTCAAGTCACTGTATTCCTCCAGTTGAAAAGGAAGAAAGGCGGCGACTGCAGCGACCCCAAGCAGTTTACCTACGTTCCCCGAGTTCAAG ATAAAGAGGAGGTGCAGCGTAAAAAGCAGAAGCCCTTCCCCTATAATGACCAATGGGGAGGACCTCTGGGAGGGGCTGGGGGTGCAGGGAGAGGGGCCGGAGGATTCGGAGGCGGAGCAGGTGGCG GCTTCCAGTTTAACCAGCAGATGAATGGAACGGGGTGGATGGGGGGTGGATTCTCTGGTTTTGGGGGCGGTGGAGCCCAGATGTCAGGCACCACTGCCCAGGCTGAGGGGACCCAGCAGCAACAGGCAGGAGGGATGGCCGGACAGACGCCAGGACAGACATCCTCACCACTACAACAGCAGCTCTTCCAGATTG CTGCCACTCTCCAGAGCAGGGCCACTCGGATGAGCAAGCAGACAGCTGGGGCTCTACTACAGTACTGCACCACTGGGGACGTCCGGGTCCTTCTGGCAATGCAGAGACACCTATGTGGGGTCCAGGATAAAAACGGAGACAC GCCTTTGCACCTGGCCATCATTCACCAGCAGTCAGCTGTGACCCAGCAGCTGGTTCATACACTCCTCACCATCCAGCAACACAAAGTCCTTAACAAGCTCAACCACCTCGGCCAG actCCTCTCCATCTGGCGGTGATCACCAGGCAGGTTAAGGTGGTGGATGTTCTCCTCCGGGCCGGAGCAGACCCCACCCTGCTGGACCGGGACGGACGGACCGCCCTGCACCTGGCAGCGCTGGCCGGGGATGACGTCACACTCCGGGTCCTGCTGGGCCACCTAGGAGAACGCTACCTCCACCTGGTCAACATGGCCGACTATCATG gtctccatcctctccacctgGCTGTTTGTAAGGGAGGAGAGCGCTGTCTGCGTCTGCTGGTGGAGGGCGGGGCTAAGATCAACGCCCCGGAGCAGAAGAGTGGATGCTCCGCCCTCCACCTGGCTGTTAGAGAGAACTACTTCAAAGTGGCCTGCACTCTCATCACAGAG CTGAAAGCAGATGTAAACATGTGTACGTTTGGAGGGAACACTCCTCTCCATCTGGCTGCCAGTCGCAGCTCCCCCCCCCTCTGCTCCATGCTCATTGCTGCAG GAGCCGACAAGAATCTGGAGAACGACGAGCCGCTCTTCTTCAGCTCCTCCTCGTCAGATGAGGAGCAGGAGGATGGACCAGTAAGAGATTTCAGAGAATCGGCGATCCAACAGCTACCGAACACAACACCACTTTCAGAGGGAGAACAAGTCAACCCTCGTAAGAGGTCAGCAACAGGACATACACCCTTTGACCTGGCTAAATGTCATAAG GTGAGAAACCTTCTAGACACCAGACAGAGTCCCAAGCCCAGTCAACAATCAAGTAAAAAGCCTAAACCGAGCAGCATGGAAG CAGAAAGAGGGCAGCTAGACAGTGAGACGCTAAGCAAGCTGTGTGAGCTCCTCAGTCTGAACGATGTGCCCTGGAGACAGCTGGCAGAGAAACTCAACATGCTCTCACTGGCACACCTATATCAGGAGAGTCCCTTGCCCTGTCACAACTTGCTGGAGAATTACCAG ttgggtGGCGGTCCAGTGGAAGGCCTGGTGGAAGCTCTACAGTCTCTGGGTCTGACTGAAGGAGTGAGACTACTGAGACAGGCTGAGCTGAGAGAGGACAAACAAAACACAG atcagacagtggacagtggctTTGCTAGTCAGCCAatggaggaggagctggaggagccaGCCTTGGCCAACCAGTGA